The DNA segment taaaccaacattaagacaaaacagacaatacgctaactaagaatagtacaatatatacatatatatacatacataagtcactaaatagctggaaaagaaacgtgtagttgtagcagtaaccagtgtgttaagtggatgcgttgtacagggagatggccacaggcaggaaagacttcctgtgtcgttcagtggtgcttttcggtaatctcagtctctcactgaacgtgctcctgtgactgaccaacatgtcatggagtgggtgggaggtgttatccaacattgtctttatcttggacaacatccgcctctccgacaccaccttgagggagtccagctccatccgcacaacattactggccttacggattagtttattaagtctgttggcatctgcgaccctcagcctgctcccccagcatgcgacagcatagaggatcgcactggccacaacagactcatagaaaatcctcagcattttttGGCAGATgctgaaggacctcagtcgcctcaaaaaatagagatgactctggcccttcctgtaaagtgctgtagtgtttttagcccagtccagtttattttcaatgtgtactccaaggtatttatagtcctccacaatgtcaacactgaccccctggattgaaacaggggtcaagtgtttcctggtcttcctgaagtccacgatcagttccttggtctttgccacgttgagctgcagatgattctgctcacaccacgtgacaaaggagtcgaccacagcccggtactctgtctcatcatccctgctgatgcatccaaccaccgcagagtcatcagaaaacttctgaagatggcaggtctctgtgcagtggctgaagtctgtggtgtagagggtgaagaggaagggggagaggacagtcccctgtggtgcccctgtgttgctgatcaccttgtcagacacacactgtccgagacgtacatattgtggtcttcctgtcaggtaatctacaatccaggacaccagagaagcatccacctgcatcgctgctaacttatcacccaggagggtcggcctgatggtattgaaagcactagaaaagtcaaaaaacatgaccctcacagtgctcgccggctggtccagatgggtgtagacacgattgagcaggtagatgatggcatcCTCAGTTCcaagacgaggctgataagtgaactgaaggggatccaggtgtggtcttactatgggtcgcagctggtccaggatgagcctttccagggtcttcatgatgtgggaggtcagtgccacgggcctgtaatccggggggccactgggacgtggtgtctttggtacagggacgaggcatgatgtcttccacatcaccgggaccctctgcagactcagactcagcataaacagtttatgaaaaactccacacagctggggggcacaggtcttgaggacgtCAATAGTCAATATTTAACCAAAATAATATTTCCTCCAGTCAGGCCATGTAGATCAATAAAATATGATGGTAGATTAAGTGCTTCAGTGGTCTAaaattctagcctacgtcacagcgtcacgTGCGCTTTTTACGTCCACCATggaaactgcagtcgtggtgctttcggttgtactcagaactcggaaattctgccttccgagtaggaagatgtaggtaactccagactgcagatgagctgcatatgtgtttagtagtaatttgtttttatagagGGCTAGCAAAACAACCGTTTTCGAGGGCGTCGCCATATTGGAGTCCCGACTTCTCTGACGAGGCTAACCAGAACGCCGTTTACTCGAGTGTGACATCATTCCCTGGTCCGTGTCCGATTTCCGAGGTAAGTCGAACGTAACACACgaagtaacgaccctatctaattCCCAGTAATGATAAACGTGTTcttgattttggcataataactagttaccgtgctcgttaccacaataataacgtagttactgtaacgcgttacttaataacgtgtTAGTCCCTACACTGGCAACGGGTAATCATtataaaatatgtatatttttttggaAATGGTGCAGACCTTTTGTGCTCAAAGCTTATGAGGGTACCATTGTCACTGACCACATTTGGTTTACTGTCTTAGACCAGGAACTTGAAGTTGTCCATGGTTTCCAGATCAGGTCTGATAGGAGTCAGTCAAAAATAACCACACAGGTTCAAAATGggttaaaaataatgttttaaatatgCCAAAAAATGTTACAAAGCACTGCAGCAGgttttttaaatcagcaggAGAACCTAATTCACACGATGGTCTTTAAAGACAATTAGTGCGGATTTTTATGCTTGCACACAATTTTACTGTGAGGAGGGAGACACCCAAAAAAGACTGAATCTTAATAGTAAAAATCTTTTGCGAATAATGAATTTCTTGGAAAATATCAAATATGAAAGTTATTATTGGCTCTGGGTTTCTGCTCATTTACACCTTCCACAGAAGGTTGTAGAAAAGGAAACACTTAGATGAGAGCCCCACTGCTTCAAAATTGGCCAAATGACCTTCAGGAAGCTCAGCATAAACACCACAGAGATTATGCATTAATATCCAGAATAGTAATATCTCAAACATATTTTTAGATTGAGTACAAGCATTTGGCAGAATATGGGAGCAAATGCTCACAGTCGGGATGATGTTTACAGTTTGAACTAGAAATctcatctgttttatttattcatattgaCTCCATCTCTCGCGCTCAGGCTAaggtttatttcagttattggAAATGTATTATCATTAAGAAAATGATGTTTACAAGCTTCAAATTAAGCATGCGACACATTAAAGTGGCTCTCTGCAGCCTGGAGGACCAACATTTTACAACAGCAGATGGACACTGATCCTCATCTGCAACCTTGAGGTGAACATAAGCAGGCTCATAATGAGAGAACTGCTGATTTAAACTGAAAATTAGCTGAGTAAACATGCGcaacagaaaatacagcagATACATGGAGTCATTCAGGAGAAATGATCAGGGCGAAGAATGTGAGGTCAAGCTTTTGGCCCTCGTTCTCACTGTGAAGGCAAAATCTAAAGGAGTCTTTTGTTTTCCCCTCCTCTACCTTCCAACAGGCACAGAGTTTTATCTGCAGCAGCACGAAGGATGCAGGATGCGGGCACCGATGCAACACTAAACTGGATGCAGTGAAGGAAACAGGTGGCTCTCTATACACTGATAGAGAAGTCTTTGTGGTTTATGTCATCCACTGAGGGAGTTTAGAAGGAAAGCCCAGGAGCAGCGGTTTCCAATTTGTGAGTCCCAACAGCTCTGAGGCATAGCTGATCTTCAGGTATTAAAAAGTCCTTCAAATGAAACTATTTCAGAATAGAAAAAAGATTGAACTTGAAGGGAGTCAGAAAGCCATGACTTCATTTTAAGGAGTCATAAGGGTTTGATTTGGAAACATAAATTGGCACTAATTGCAGTTGTACACAGTGTATCCCAACTATAACTGCAGTGATCCCACACTAACCTGATAAGATCAGCATTTGCTGCATACCTTATCAAAAAGTAGCCTTCATTTCCTTTTAATATCATACACCATCAGCCaattgatgtgtttttaaaatgaacatgtAGTATATGGTTTTTTAGTATTCACTAtgacacaaaaaggaaaattatcctaatttttttatgaatatttgaagcaggaaaagcaaaaaatatcAAAGCTTACAGGAGGATGAGAAAAGGCAAAACTTCACCCACTCTTTTGCTCAACCTGTGGTGAGCTGAAAACATGAAGCTGCTCCTTCCATGCTACAGAAATATCCTGTCCTTCCAAACatgtcctcacaaagacagaAGCACATGAATACACCCACAAATTCACAAAAGAGCACGCACACTCTCGCAGACACAGCCTCACTCTGCCATTTCAATCATCCCACTGTAATAAAACTGTACAGCAGGTGCCATCGTATCACATTGCAGTGATATTGCCTGCAATGTCTCCCTAGGATGAAGCTACATAAAGAAGCAGTGTTTGTTCTCCACAACCAACAAACCAGCAAAATAGTGAGAACTCAAATTCAGGAATCAGCTTCAAAATATCTATAGTGGCGAACCTTAACATCACTTTTGGGTGTTATTCTGTAAAATTCTACAATAAGGCAGTAGAAAATAAATCTTCAAGTTTTTACTGAGAATACAGAATAATACAGATTTATGGGACTAACAGTGTTGGATTATCCTTTAAACCGGCTGCTTAGTTTAGCCAGCTTAGGTAATGATCtcaaaataaatattcagaGCTCCAGCTCTTTTCTAAACTGGTAACTGTAGTGCTTTGGGATGATTCCAAACATGATGCCAATTAGTTCACAAATCATACCAAGCTTCAAAGATATGATCTGTTTTTATTGTGCAGCTCATAAAGGGAATCAGATgcttaaagaaggaaaaaggcaaATAAGATAATTTAAAGTACTTCATGCATATTATTAACTCTACAATATATGCAGCAGAGGATGGAGAGCAACATTTGCTTTAGTTTAGCCTTAATTATAGGAGAAGTATGAGCGTGCATGCTGAAGAAATCAGCCCTTGAATGCTGTATTTTGACCTCAGTTAAACAtttgaaaagttttgttttgttttattttaagacCTTCTGAAGTGCTCAAAGCGTCTCTGTTGTAGTTCCCGCCAAAGAAGGTGACACCTGATTCTTGTCATAATGTCACGCATATACTGTAATTAAAGCTGTGAAAGATTTGCGGAAAACGTATGTAGCCAGTGTGTTACCTCTGTGTCCGCATCGGTGGCTTTCAGCTCAAACTCAGTGATGGTCTTTCCCCCACCCTCCTGCACCCTCATGCCAGGGACCTGAAGAAGAGGCAGGGAGTCGTCCACAGGCTTGACAGTGATGTAGAAAGTCTGAGCAACCTGAAGACAAAGAACAATAATAAGATGATGAAACAACCTATGAGCGATACACATATGTGTAACCAAAACTACCTTCTGCCAGCAACTTCCTACTTTTCACTGAGAACTTTCTCAACAATTGAGCAAATAGAAAAGTCTCATTGTGATGAAAAAGTTTAACCCCAAAGGGCTACACAACTTCACCAAGCACCACAGTGGCCACAAAGCTTCCACACATTGCAGTCAGCCAGGCGTGAAGGTCAGATGACCTTTTTTACATGTTTACTCGAGTCCTTGTGATCCTCATTAGTTTGAATTAGCAAGGCAGATTTATGCATGAGATGACGGGACAGGAAGCTGCTACTTTCCCACTGTTATAAAAGCTGTAgagtttgttagtttttttgcatttctttaatGCCTTTCAATTTAATGACACcgttaaggtttttttttaattaagctaaGTGTTTAAGTGATCAGAaaacatttctctttctggttttctttcttaattCCTGTCAACAGCTTCTGCACCATTTAAGGTTGTTCCCTGCACTTTAAAGATTAAAGGTCCCTCTTTGGACACACAAGGACTGTTGACTTATGTCTTGGCCAAAATGggaagttatttttaaaacccAATTAGTCTTTAGGAAGAACAAATAATATTTCAGAGCTTCTGTTGTAGTCAGTAGATATCTGCATCAAGACCTCCTTCAtgaatgaattttaaaacatgttaagcTACCAGGTATCGTAAAAATCTTCTGCCATTCACCTCATTTGTCCCGTCGGACACGGTGAAGGAGAACCAGTCGGCATGTTTCTCTTCTTCACTGATGTCGACGTACCTGATGCTGCATGATGCCAGGTCAGCCTGCGTGAAGGTGCTGATCCTAGTGCCTaaagagacaaaagagagaaaagtagTCGTTAAGCCCAAAACCTCCATTATGTTTGTTATTTGATCTTTCATATGAGATCTTTCATATGAGATGGTTTTACACTGCTAAAAAATAGGTTATGCTTGATGTTGCGGGTTGGACATGTTGTCAAGTGATACAACATCTTCACAGTACAGCTTAATATTGTCATAGGAGTAGAGAAGAGGGTCATTGAGAGCAGCACACAGAGAAGCTTTTTGTTGGAAGGATACAAGTTCTTCCTGTTCTTCTTGTTACTGATAACCTGACCGCTGTCTGTTttgatcttcttcttctggtcttcttttccCGTTTCTCTCACAAAACGCTTCCTCTTACGGTCCCtaaaaaaagaagggggaaaaaagactttaaattaTAGTTTGAAATGACCATTTGGTGGATACTGAGTCAAACATAGGGAAATTTGTACCAtttcatcattttcttctgctggtTAAGGCGATCGCCTTCATCTCCCATGAGATCAAGGACAGCTGAAGAGGCCTGCTGTTCAAAAGCACTGCCCTCTCCACCGAGACTCAACCTGTCGACGCATAACACAGgacaaaacagcataaaacacaaagccattcacattttttaaagaaacagatgCAACAGTTTAATGCCTCACCCTCTCTCAGAGTCAAAGTCTTTAGGTCTGTAAGGGATATAATACTCTTCATCTTTGCCTGACTGCCTCTTTTTCTTGGTCTTTGGTCACTCTTCGCCATCTTCCTGCTGACCTCTTCTTTTACCACCTACCACCTCTGAAAACACCCCCTGGTGGAAATAGAAAGAATTACATGGTACAAAGTGACAAAGCATGATACAGAGATCCTACTATCTTCCTCTTCTAGTTTGTATACAACATCATCTACATCAAAACTGCACtttattttgcttcttcttCATCAGACAGCACAAACAACTTTCTCATTTTGACTCAAATATTGGTTTTGAATGAAAATGATGAAACAATCCTGGATGTTTATTCAACTTGTGAGCAGGTTTTCTAATCCACCGTACTATTATTATTGACACTAGTACATGTTCGTGCTGCTGGCAAACTAATACACTCAAGAACATATAGCAAAgcaaaaaagtgaaaagtaggTCTTGCctacataaataaacataagaCAGTTGTGAAACTTTGACATAGTAACATCTGCAGTAATATTTACACCTGTGATGACATCTCACCAGCATTAGCCTTATTTTGAAACCAAGATTgtttacacagagtttgtaattgcagagaaatgctccatttattttggtcatttcATTTTTGAGCAGGAAGCTCACCTTTCTTGTTATAGCCTTTAGACGAATAGAGAGTTTTCCAATTAAATACATATTCTTTAAATAATGTTCCCTCTTATAAAAAGtaggataatttaaaaaaaaatttaaaaaatgtattatacCTCTAttacttagaaaaaaaactgttttttttctgttgtctgtTATATAACGTTAGTGATGCTCGTTTCAATTCATTTCTTAATCAGCTAAACAGGTCAGTTAAGAAACAGTCAAAtattaagttaaatttgaaaacggtttaaaaaaaaatatccccaTTCCAAAATGTCACATGACAATCTCATTGGCTCACGGAGTTATGATGTCACTACACGATCCTTTGAAGTTTTTCCTTAAACAGGGGTGACACACAGCAGTTTTTTAGTTCGTGTCTTCGCAGCATTTGTGTTTGCAGCCTTCACACGTTCACCACAGAAACTTTTGGAAACCTTTTCAGAGTTGTCGTGTACAACCTTCAACATGTATCCAACAAGACACCAACCAAGGCAAAAAGATTACGCCGCTTCTCCTTCCTGTCGTGGCCGGCCAATTTCCCCAAATGACCTCTTAGCCGTCCAAAGGGCATTACATGACAGTAAGAAGGAAAACTACCATCTCCAGAATAAAATTCAACAGATTGAAGAAGAGAAACTTCAACTGGAGGAGAAGTGTAGACAGATGGAAGCGCAAAATAAGAACctggaagaaagacaaaaacgcCAGCCCGACATAAATATTATTAATGAGGGTTGGGGAATCAAGTTTGGACAAGCCCGAGAGCAGGTTGTCTTCCTAATTaaggaaaacaagcaaaagagcGTGGAACTAAAGGAGATGTCCAACCAGCTTAAAGACAGCAAAGCTACTGTTGAGAAGACAGAATGGGATCTCCAATATATGGACCAAATGAATCGGCTGCTCCAAACAAACTTCGATgaagctgtgaaaaaaaatgaagaaatcctCCAACAGAAGGAAGAACaggagaaaaagcaaagagaCATGGAGCACAAACTCAAAGTCACGgaggaaaaatacagaatgcTGAAAGAGAAGGTGGATGATACTCTGCGCCAAAATAAAGACCTTCTTCACGAGAAAAAGCAACtagaaggggaaaaagaaaaactggacaAACAATGCTCGCACATGCAGAAAAGGATGGAGCAAATGGCGAGAAACAACTCCGAGCTCACTAAGGGGATATTGTTGGAATACAACAACTTGaagcgcaaacacactgaaatgCAGGCGCAAAAGCAAGAACAAGACAACATACATGACGACCTGCAGCGTACGCTCCAAGATATCCACAAAAGAAATGAGGAGCTACAAGACATGTACAAAGAAGTACAACAAAGAAACGCAGACATGCACAAGGACAAGATAATGCAGGAGGAAACATCCAAAGAGCTCAGGGAAAAgcttgaagaaaaacaagcaacgTTGGAAGAGGTGGAGAAAACGTGCAAGAAGcttgagaaacaaaacaaagaaaccatcGATGAGTTGAGAACCCTCatcctggaaaaaaaagctcttgtagaaaactgcatgaaaaagaagaacaaacgcTTCCGCTGGCCCTGGAGGAGGAACTCTACTGCTTCCTCAGCAGGTGTAGCCTCGTCTTGCTCCACCTCTGTTCACCTCCCCAACCAGTCCCGGCAGTTGACTGtcccctcctgagcctggttctgccggaggtttctgcccgtttaaaggcagtttttcctccccactgtcgcctagtgcgtgctcagaggggattgttggggttttctctcctctaccttgtttcattatttacttaacTTTTTGTgcttacttcattttaccttgtttcattatttacttaacTTTTTGTGCTTgcttcattttaccttgtttcattatttacttgttgaggttttgttcttacttcattttaccttgtttcattatttacttgttaacgttttgttcttacttcattttaccttgtttcattatttacttaacTTTTTGTGCTTgcttcattttaccttgtttcattatttacttgttaacgttttgttcttacttcattttaccttgtttcattatttacttgttgacgttttgttcttacttcattttaccttgtttcattatttacttgttaacgttttgttcttacttcattttaccttgtttcattatttacttgttgacgttttgttcttacttcattttaccttgtttcattatttacttgttgacgttttgttcttacttcattttaccttgtttcattatttacttgttaacgttttgttcttacttcattttaccttgtttcattatttacttgttgacgttttgttcttacttcattttaccttgtttcattatttacttgttaacgttttgttcttacttcattttaccttgtttcattatttacttgttaacgttttgttcttacttcattttaccttgtttcattatttacttgttgacgttttgttcttacttcattttaccttgtttcattatttacttgttgacgttttgttcttacttcattttaccttgtttcattatttacttaacTTTTTGTGCTTgcttcattttaccttgtttcattatttacttgttaacgttttgttcttacttcattttaccttgtttcattatttacttgttgacgttttgttcttacttcattttaccttgtttcattatttacttgttgacgttttgttcttacttcattttaccttgtttcattatttacttgttgacgttttgttcttacttcattttaccttgtttcattatttacttgtttaactttttctttttcaacttaTTCATAAAACAATAAACCAATTGAATTTATCCTTTgagtatttttcatcttttcatctATAACTTTTTCAAACATTCATATCTGTCATTTATCTTCTTCTTGAAACCTCATAAATGGTGAAGGAAAAATCCTGGAACATGgtttgaaacactgaaattgttTCAGCTGAAACCGGCAAAgtcatacgtgtgtgtgtgtgtgtgtgtgtgtgtgtgtgtgtgtgtgtgtgtgtgtgtgtgtgtgtgtgtgtgtgtgtgtgttactctgTACATGAAACAACTTTGTAGAAAACCATTTTCCTGTCGAAACAttagcaaacacaaacaaagtgtTATTAACAAACGAATTACTAATATCCCTCTCTATGAtagtgatttattttcttacgggattaaaactgtaaattttacCAAACTAAAGAAAGTAATACAAAGTAATAAAACTTTTTATCATTTAGTTAAGATCCAACATCCATTCTTTTCATAGTTGGTTGCTACCACCAGAGGGCGACATGGAGTACTTTTACCCATGTAGAGAAACATAAACGCTCATATATTACACACGCACCAACATTTTACTGTCTATTACTACATCAGTCTGTTTACATTAAACTGATATTGATAAATAAACTCACAAATATAGCTTCATGAATTTGGTAACGTCCTGTAAGTCATATCGTCAAATGCTTTTgttccaaaataaaaaggctGTTGAAATAATGATTGGTGTGGTTTTTACAGGTGAATGAGCAGCAGAATAACTACAGAGAATCTGTGAATACATGAATGACCTTTTGTAATATGCCTTTAGCCTATTAGTGCCCTGAAAGAGTGGAGATTTTACCTATTTTAGCAAAATGATCTACAAACTGTATGGGTGAATATAGGAGCTTGTTAACAGGTTAGCATGTCCAACTAACAGACAGGAAAATGAGCTATGTATTTTTTAGATATCATGTTATCAGCTGACCACTGAAAGCTCTTTCTGCATATATCTTCTACACGTTCTGTCTCTTGTCacgtgtgtgtttatatttaaatCATGTATGTTGATTATTTAAAtatgctttttcattcatttttaaaaaatgtcaacaGCTGTCGTTTACAGATTCATTGTTTActatatgctatatatatatatgaacatgaacaaaactgaaaacactgggtca comes from the Astatotilapia calliptera chromosome 15, fAstCal1.2, whole genome shotgun sequence genome and includes:
- the LOC113006961 gene encoding extracellular matrix protein FRAS1-like, translated to MEVLGLTTTFLSFVSLGTRISTFTQADLASCSIRYVDISEEEKHADWFSFTVSDGTNEVAQTFYITVKPVDDSLPLLQVPGMRVQEGGGKTITEFELKATDADTETIV
- the LOC113006514 gene encoding trichohyalin-like, which encodes MYPTRHQPRQKDYAASPSCRGRPISPNDLLAVQRALHDSKKENYHLQNKIQQIEEEKLQLEEKCRQMEAQNKNLEERQKRQPDINIINEGWGIKFGQAREQVVFLIKENKQKSVELKEMSNQLKDSKATVEKTEWDLQYMDQMNRLLQTNFDEAVKKNEEILQQKEEQEKKQRDMEHKLKVTEEKYRMLKEKVDDTLRQNKDLLHEKKQLEGEKEKLDKQCSHMQKRMEQMARNNSELTKGILLEYNNLKRKHTEMQAQKQEQDNIHDDLQRTLQDIHKRNEELQDMYKEVQQRNADMHKDKIMQEETSKELREKLEEKQATLEEVEKTCKKLEKQNKETIDELRTLILEKKALVENCMKKKNKRFRWPWRRNSTASSAGVASSCSTSVHLPNQSRQLTVPS